From a single Cytophagia bacterium CHB2 genomic region:
- a CDS encoding FtsX-like permease family protein, translating into MKYLNELSESLQIAFAAIRANKSRGLLTTLGIIIGIVAVVTTMTAANGLENSFKESISAIGSDVIYVSRMPWVMTGNWFEYRNRKNLELRNAHQLERRLREAAAVNPTTGTRKSIKYESKILNDINIVGTTDKHIMVSSSLPEFGRFMTELDVQYKRNVCIIGSEIKEQLFENVDPINKKIHLGRDIYIVVGIMEKQGSAGFFGGPNFDSQVYVPITSFLRSFGSSNDRGFNIAVKAPSHEEMEDFEFALIGEMRKIRKLHPVEKDDFSINKMDSLMAAYNNVMGVIVLIGLVITGVSLFVGGIGVMNIMFVSVTERTREIGIRKAIGAKRRTIITQFLFESSTICLIGGAVGLLLALGVTALINSLLMPASVSIPIVVIALLVSVLVGIFSGIVPAIKAAKLDPIEALRYE; encoded by the coding sequence GCGCCAACAAATCACGCGGTTTGCTGACGACTCTGGGCATCATCATCGGCATCGTCGCCGTGGTGACCACCATGACGGCTGCCAACGGCCTGGAAAATTCCTTCAAGGAAAGCATTTCGGCCATCGGCTCGGACGTGATTTACGTCTCGCGCATGCCCTGGGTCATGACCGGCAACTGGTTCGAATACCGCAATCGCAAAAATCTTGAATTGCGTAATGCGCATCAATTGGAACGGCGATTGCGCGAGGCCGCAGCAGTCAATCCCACCACCGGCACACGCAAAAGCATCAAATACGAGTCCAAAATCCTCAACGATATCAACATCGTCGGCACGACAGACAAGCACATCATGGTTTCCAGCTCGCTGCCGGAATTCGGCCGGTTTATGACGGAACTCGACGTGCAGTACAAACGGAATGTGTGCATCATTGGAAGTGAAATCAAAGAACAATTGTTTGAGAACGTTGATCCGATCAACAAGAAAATACACCTCGGCCGGGATATTTACATCGTCGTGGGCATCATGGAAAAGCAGGGCAGCGCGGGATTTTTTGGCGGCCCGAATTTCGACAGCCAGGTTTATGTTCCCATCACTTCGTTTTTGCGCTCGTTCGGCAGCAGCAATGACCGCGGCTTCAACATTGCCGTCAAGGCGCCCAGCCACGAGGAAATGGAAGATTTTGAATTCGCCCTCATCGGCGAGATGCGTAAAATCAGAAAGCTGCATCCGGTGGAGAAAGACGATTTTTCCATCAACAAAATGGATTCGCTGATGGCGGCGTACAACAATGTCATGGGCGTGATCGTTCTGATTGGCCTGGTGATTACCGGCGTTTCGCTGTTCGTCGGCGGCATTGGCGTGATGAACATCATGTTTGTGTCCGTCACCGAGCGCACGCGCGAAATCGGCATTCGCAAGGCGATCGGCGCGAAACGGCGGACGATCATCACGCAATTCCTGTTTGAGTCTTCCACCATTTGCCTGATCGGCGGCGCAGTCGGTTTGCTGCTGGCTCTGGGCGTGACGGCGCTGATCAATTCCCTGCTCATGCCGGCCAGCGTTTCCATTCCCATTGTCGTGATTGCCTTGCTGGTGTCGGTTTTGGTCGGGATCTTTTCCGGCATCGTGCCGGCGATCAAGGCCGCAAAATTGGACCCCATCGAAGCATTGAGGTATGAATAA